In Neovison vison isolate M4711 chromosome 11, ASM_NN_V1, whole genome shotgun sequence, one genomic interval encodes:
- the LOC122890098 gene encoding heterogeneous nuclear ribonucleoprotein D0-like isoform X2, protein MSEEQFGGDGAAAAATAAVGGSAGEQEGARVAAAQGAAAAAGSGAGTGGGTAAGGTEGGTAESEGAKIDASKNEEDEGKMFIGGLSWDTTKKDLKDYFSKFGEVVDCTLKLDPITGRSRGFGFVLFKESESVDKVMDQKEHKLNGKVIDPKRAKAMKTKEPVKKIFVGGLSPDTPEEKIREYFGGFGEVESIELPMDNKTNKRRGFCFITFKEEEPVKKIMEKKYHNVGLSKCEIKVAMSKEQYQQQQQWGSRGGFAGRARGRGGGPSQNWNQGYSNYWNQGYGNYGYNSQGYGGYGGYDYTGYNNYYGYGDYSNQQSGYGKVSRRGGHQNSYKPY, encoded by the exons ATGTCGGAGGAGCAGTTCGGCGGGgacggggcggcggcggcggcaacgGCGGCGGTAGGCGGCTCGGCGGGCGAGCAGGAGGGAGCCAGGGTGGCGGCGGCGCAgggggcagcggcggcggcgggaagCGGCGCCGGGACCGGGGGTGGCACCGCGGCCGGAGGCACCGAAGGGGGCACCGCCGAGTCGGAGGGGGCGAAGATCGACGCCAGCAAGAACGAGGAGGACGAAGG GAAAATGTTTATAGGAGGCCTTAGCTGGGACACTACAAAGAAAGATCTGAAGGACTACTTCTCCAAATTTGGTGAAGTTGTAGACTGCACTCTGAAGTTAGATCCTATCACAGGGCGATCAAGGGGTTTTGGCTTTGTGCTATTTAAAGAGTCGGAGAGTGTAGATAAG GTCATGGATCAGAAAGAACATAAATTGAATGGGAAGGTGATTGATCCTAAAAGGGCCAAAGCCATGAAAACAAAAGAgcctgttaaaaaaatttttgttggtGGCCTTTCTCCAGATACACCTGAAGAGAAAATAAGGGAGTACTTTGGTGGTTTTGGTGAG GTGGAATCCATAGAGCTCCCTATGGACAACAAGACCAATAAGAGGCGTGGATTCTGCTTTATTACCTTTAAGGAAGAGGAACCAGTGAAGAagataatggaaaagaaataCCACAATGTTGGTCTTAGTAAA tGTGAAATAAAAGTAGCCATGTCGAAGGAGCagtaccagcagcagcagcagtggggCTCGAGAGGGGGATTTGCAGGAAGAGCTCGTGGAAGAGGTGGTG GCCCCAGTCAAAACTGGAACCAGGGATATAGTAACTATTGGAATCAAGGCTATGGCAACTATGGATATAACAGCCAAGGTTACGGTGGTTATGGAGGATATGACTACACTGGTTACAACAACTACTATGGATATGGTGATTATAGCA
- the LOC122890098 gene encoding heterogeneous nuclear ribonucleoprotein D0-like isoform X1, with the protein MSEEQFGGDGAAAAATAAVGGSAGEQEGARVAAAQGAAAAAGSGAGTGGGTAAGGTEGGTAESEGAKIDASKNEEDEGHSNSSPRHSEAATAQREEWKMFIGGLSWDTTKKDLKDYFSKFGEVVDCTLKLDPITGRSRGFGFVLFKESESVDKVMDQKEHKLNGKVIDPKRAKAMKTKEPVKKIFVGGLSPDTPEEKIREYFGGFGEVESIELPMDNKTNKRRGFCFITFKEEEPVKKIMEKKYHNVGLSKCEIKVAMSKEQYQQQQQWGSRGGFAGRARGRGGGPSQNWNQGYSNYWNQGYGNYGYNSQGYGGYGGYDYTGYNNYYGYGDYSNQQSGYGKVSRRGGHQNSYKPY; encoded by the exons ATGTCGGAGGAGCAGTTCGGCGGGgacggggcggcggcggcggcaacgGCGGCGGTAGGCGGCTCGGCGGGCGAGCAGGAGGGAGCCAGGGTGGCGGCGGCGCAgggggcagcggcggcggcgggaagCGGCGCCGGGACCGGGGGTGGCACCGCGGCCGGAGGCACCGAAGGGGGCACCGCCGAGTCGGAGGGGGCGAAGATCGACGCCAGCAAGAACGAGGAGGACGAAGG CCATTCAAACTCCTCCCCACGACACTCTGAAGCAGCGACGGCACAGCGGGAAGAATg GAAAATGTTTATAGGAGGCCTTAGCTGGGACACTACAAAGAAAGATCTGAAGGACTACTTCTCCAAATTTGGTGAAGTTGTAGACTGCACTCTGAAGTTAGATCCTATCACAGGGCGATCAAGGGGTTTTGGCTTTGTGCTATTTAAAGAGTCGGAGAGTGTAGATAAG GTCATGGATCAGAAAGAACATAAATTGAATGGGAAGGTGATTGATCCTAAAAGGGCCAAAGCCATGAAAACAAAAGAgcctgttaaaaaaatttttgttggtGGCCTTTCTCCAGATACACCTGAAGAGAAAATAAGGGAGTACTTTGGTGGTTTTGGTGAG GTGGAATCCATAGAGCTCCCTATGGACAACAAGACCAATAAGAGGCGTGGATTCTGCTTTATTACCTTTAAGGAAGAGGAACCAGTGAAGAagataatggaaaagaaataCCACAATGTTGGTCTTAGTAAA tGTGAAATAAAAGTAGCCATGTCGAAGGAGCagtaccagcagcagcagcagtggggCTCGAGAGGGGGATTTGCAGGAAGAGCTCGTGGAAGAGGTGGTG GCCCCAGTCAAAACTGGAACCAGGGATATAGTAACTATTGGAATCAAGGCTATGGCAACTATGGATATAACAGCCAAGGTTACGGTGGTTATGGAGGATATGACTACACTGGTTACAACAACTACTATGGATATGGTGATTATAGCA
- the LOC122890098 gene encoding heterogeneous nuclear ribonucleoprotein D0-like isoform X3, whose product MSEEQFGGDGAAAAATAAVGGSAGEQEGARVAAAQGAAAAAGSGAGTGGGTAAGGTEGGTAESEGAKIDASKNEEDEGHSNSSPRHSEAATAQREEWKMFIGGLSWDTTKKDLKDYFSKFGEVVDCTLKLDPITGRSRGFGFVLFKESESVDKVMDQKEHKLNGKVIDPKRAKAMKTKEPVKKIFVGGLSPDTPEEKIREYFGGFGEVESIELPMDNKTNKRRGFCFITFKEEEPVKKIMEKKYHNVGLSKCEIKVAMSKEQYQQQQQWGSRGGFAGRARGRGGDQQSGYGKVSRRGGHQNSYKPY is encoded by the exons ATGTCGGAGGAGCAGTTCGGCGGGgacggggcggcggcggcggcaacgGCGGCGGTAGGCGGCTCGGCGGGCGAGCAGGAGGGAGCCAGGGTGGCGGCGGCGCAgggggcagcggcggcggcgggaagCGGCGCCGGGACCGGGGGTGGCACCGCGGCCGGAGGCACCGAAGGGGGCACCGCCGAGTCGGAGGGGGCGAAGATCGACGCCAGCAAGAACGAGGAGGACGAAGG CCATTCAAACTCCTCCCCACGACACTCTGAAGCAGCGACGGCACAGCGGGAAGAATg GAAAATGTTTATAGGAGGCCTTAGCTGGGACACTACAAAGAAAGATCTGAAGGACTACTTCTCCAAATTTGGTGAAGTTGTAGACTGCACTCTGAAGTTAGATCCTATCACAGGGCGATCAAGGGGTTTTGGCTTTGTGCTATTTAAAGAGTCGGAGAGTGTAGATAAG GTCATGGATCAGAAAGAACATAAATTGAATGGGAAGGTGATTGATCCTAAAAGGGCCAAAGCCATGAAAACAAAAGAgcctgttaaaaaaatttttgttggtGGCCTTTCTCCAGATACACCTGAAGAGAAAATAAGGGAGTACTTTGGTGGTTTTGGTGAG GTGGAATCCATAGAGCTCCCTATGGACAACAAGACCAATAAGAGGCGTGGATTCTGCTTTATTACCTTTAAGGAAGAGGAACCAGTGAAGAagataatggaaaagaaataCCACAATGTTGGTCTTAGTAAA tGTGAAATAAAAGTAGCCATGTCGAAGGAGCagtaccagcagcagcagcagtggggCTCGAGAGGGGGATTTGCAGGAAGAGCTCGTGGAAGAGGTGGTG
- the LOC122890098 gene encoding heterogeneous nuclear ribonucleoprotein D0-like isoform X4 yields MSEEQFGGDGAAAAATAAVGGSAGEQEGARVAAAQGAAAAAGSGAGTGGGTAAGGTEGGTAESEGAKIDASKNEEDEGKMFIGGLSWDTTKKDLKDYFSKFGEVVDCTLKLDPITGRSRGFGFVLFKESESVDKVMDQKEHKLNGKVIDPKRAKAMKTKEPVKKIFVGGLSPDTPEEKIREYFGGFGEVESIELPMDNKTNKRRGFCFITFKEEEPVKKIMEKKYHNVGLSKCEIKVAMSKEQYQQQQQWGSRGGFAGRARGRGGDQQSGYGKVSRRGGHQNSYKPY; encoded by the exons ATGTCGGAGGAGCAGTTCGGCGGGgacggggcggcggcggcggcaacgGCGGCGGTAGGCGGCTCGGCGGGCGAGCAGGAGGGAGCCAGGGTGGCGGCGGCGCAgggggcagcggcggcggcgggaagCGGCGCCGGGACCGGGGGTGGCACCGCGGCCGGAGGCACCGAAGGGGGCACCGCCGAGTCGGAGGGGGCGAAGATCGACGCCAGCAAGAACGAGGAGGACGAAGG GAAAATGTTTATAGGAGGCCTTAGCTGGGACACTACAAAGAAAGATCTGAAGGACTACTTCTCCAAATTTGGTGAAGTTGTAGACTGCACTCTGAAGTTAGATCCTATCACAGGGCGATCAAGGGGTTTTGGCTTTGTGCTATTTAAAGAGTCGGAGAGTGTAGATAAG GTCATGGATCAGAAAGAACATAAATTGAATGGGAAGGTGATTGATCCTAAAAGGGCCAAAGCCATGAAAACAAAAGAgcctgttaaaaaaatttttgttggtGGCCTTTCTCCAGATACACCTGAAGAGAAAATAAGGGAGTACTTTGGTGGTTTTGGTGAG GTGGAATCCATAGAGCTCCCTATGGACAACAAGACCAATAAGAGGCGTGGATTCTGCTTTATTACCTTTAAGGAAGAGGAACCAGTGAAGAagataatggaaaagaaataCCACAATGTTGGTCTTAGTAAA tGTGAAATAAAAGTAGCCATGTCGAAGGAGCagtaccagcagcagcagcagtggggCTCGAGAGGGGGATTTGCAGGAAGAGCTCGTGGAAGAGGTGGTG